A single window of Candidatus Binatia bacterium DNA harbors:
- a CDS encoding hydroxymyristoyl-ACP dehydratase, whose product MAAESIAGSVPLPGVAGSMTPTGAGGSMSLSSAGGGAMLPEAAATMGSLSAADVLALVPQAPPFRFIDEIVELDDDHVVGTYRYREDEWFYRGHFPGDPVTPGVILVETMAQIGVVCLGIRLFGASAGGGAARLLFTDVEAEFCGVVRPGQTVTVRSQKLWLRRGKLRAGVVMTAQDGREVCRATMSGMRLSS is encoded by the coding sequence ATGGCGGCTGAATCAATTGCCGGCAGCGTGCCGCTGCCGGGTGTTGCCGGCAGCATGACGCCGACAGGTGCCGGCGGCAGCATGTCGCTGTCGAGTGCCGGAGGCGGTGCAATGCTGCCGGAGGCCGCGGCGACGATGGGATCGCTGTCGGCGGCCGACGTGCTCGCGCTGGTGCCGCAGGCGCCGCCGTTCCGTTTCATCGACGAGATCGTCGAGCTCGACGACGACCACGTCGTCGGTACGTACCGTTACCGCGAGGACGAGTGGTTCTACCGCGGGCATTTTCCCGGCGATCCGGTGACTCCCGGCGTGATCCTCGTCGAGACGATGGCGCAGATCGGCGTCGTCTGTCTCGGCATTCGCCTGTTCGGCGCCTCTGCTGGCGGCGGCGCGGCGCGCCTGCTGTTCACCGACGTCGAGGCGGAGTTCTGCGGCGTCGTTCGTCCCGGCCAGACCGTCACCGTCCGCTCGCAAAAGCTGTGGCTGCGCCGCGGAAAGCTGCGCGCCGGCGTGGTGATGACGGCGCAGGACGGCCGCGAAGTCTGCCGCGCGACCATGTCGGGCATGAGGCTGTCGTCATGA
- a CDS encoding 3-oxoacyl-ACP reductase family protein encodes MKLLDKDGIVAAATPAANDADVPAVRKVALVTGAGTGIGRACAQALAADGFRVVLHCNRSETRARELMATLEDAVLVRADLASSSEIDALIAELKEKAGRIDVLVNNAGITADAPMVAMKLEDYDRVHALTRGTWYLTRLVLRRFMYKAGRGRVINVSSVVGHTGNAGQTSYSMAKAALDAMTLSLAQEAACYGILVNSVAPGFIDTDMTSSLSGEIRGAILARVPLGRLGSADEVADVVSFLASRAGYMTGSVVHVNGGMYGG; translated from the coding sequence GTGAAGCTGCTCGACAAGGACGGTATCGTCGCTGCCGCGACGCCGGCAGCGAACGACGCCGATGTGCCTGCGGTTCGCAAAGTCGCGCTCGTCACGGGCGCGGGCACCGGCATCGGCCGCGCGTGCGCACAAGCGCTTGCCGCCGACGGCTTTCGCGTCGTACTGCACTGCAATCGCAGCGAAACGCGGGCCCGGGAGCTGATGGCGACGCTCGAGGACGCCGTGCTCGTGCGGGCCGACCTGGCCTCGAGCTCCGAAATCGACGCGCTCATCGCCGAGCTGAAGGAAAAAGCCGGCCGCATCGACGTGCTCGTCAACAACGCCGGCATCACTGCCGACGCGCCGATGGTCGCGATGAAGCTCGAGGACTACGATCGCGTGCACGCGCTGACCCGCGGCACCTGGTACCTGACGCGGCTCGTCCTGCGCCGCTTCATGTACAAGGCCGGTCGCGGCCGGGTGATCAACGTATCGAGTGTCGTCGGGCACACGGGGAATGCGGGGCAGACCTCGTACTCGATGGCAAAAGCTGCGCTGGACGCCATGACGTTGTCGCTGGCGCAGGAGGCAGCCTGCTACGGCATTCTCGTCAATTCGGTAGCGCCCGGCTTCATCGACACCGACATGACGTCGTCGCTGTCCGGCGAGATCCGCGGCGCGATCCTTGCGCGCGTGCCGCTCGGGCGCCTCGGCAGCGCCGACGAAGTGGCCGACGTCGTTTCCTTCCTCGCATCGCGCGCCGGTTACATGACCGGCAGCGTCGTGCACGTCAACGGAGGCATGTATGGCGGCTGA
- a CDS encoding ketoacyl-ACP synthase III produces MLTVCGMGHAHPASEISNRFLEDLDIGTDEAWILERTGIRSRRTVLDLDYIRTTRNADIRAAREATLESNAVLAARAARMALVNAGIDAAGVGLVIGVGSAPDHVTPAEACIVAAELGIEVPAIDVRSACTSFGAALHLLAGMRDDALPEHVLVVAPETVTRTVDYADRTAAVLWGDAAAAAVVSRDPARPGARIVSTSLDSRPSGYASVVVPWADYFAQHGSVVQSFAIRTSVRLWKDLNTRTGGDAGNGSTTGEAMHYIGHQANLLMLENVARSCGIAAEHHHFNVDRFGNTASAGSASVLSEHWRSFGAGERVALIGVGAGLTWSATLLQFAQAAQ; encoded by the coding sequence ATGCTGACCGTCTGCGGCATGGGCCACGCGCATCCGGCGTCCGAGATCAGCAACCGCTTCCTCGAGGATCTCGACATCGGCACCGACGAGGCCTGGATTCTCGAGCGCACCGGCATCCGCTCTCGCCGCACGGTGCTCGACCTCGACTATATCCGCACGACGCGCAACGCCGACATCCGGGCAGCGCGCGAGGCGACGCTCGAGAGCAATGCGGTGCTGGCGGCGCGCGCCGCACGCATGGCGCTGGTCAATGCGGGGATCGACGCCGCAGGCGTGGGGCTCGTCATCGGCGTCGGCAGCGCACCCGACCACGTGACGCCGGCCGAAGCGTGCATCGTCGCCGCCGAGCTGGGCATCGAAGTGCCTGCCATCGACGTGCGCTCGGCCTGCACGAGTTTCGGCGCGGCACTGCATCTTCTGGCGGGCATGCGCGACGATGCGCTTCCCGAACACGTGCTCGTCGTCGCGCCCGAGACGGTCACCCGTACCGTGGACTACGCTGACCGCACGGCCGCCGTGCTGTGGGGCGATGCCGCCGCGGCCGCCGTCGTCTCGCGCGATCCGGCGCGGCCCGGTGCGCGCATCGTTTCGACGTCGCTCGATTCGCGGCCCTCGGGGTACGCCAGCGTCGTCGTGCCGTGGGCCGATTACTTCGCGCAGCACGGAAGCGTCGTGCAGTCGTTCGCCATCCGCACCAGCGTGCGGCTGTGGAAGGACCTGAACACGCGCACCGGAGGCGACGCCGGCAACGGCTCGACCACGGGCGAAGCGATGCACTACATCGGTCACCAGGCCAACCTGCTGATGCTGGAGAACGTCGCGCGAAGCTGCGGAATCGCGGCAGAGCATCATCACTTCAACGTCGACCGCTTCGGCAATACCGCCAGCGCCGGATCGGCCTCGGTGCTATCGGAGCACTGGCGTTCGTTCGGGGCCGGCGAGCGCGTCGCGCTGATCGGAGTCGGCGCGGGTCTTACGTGGTCGGCCACTCTTCTCCAGTTCGCGCAGGCCGCGCAGTGA
- a CDS encoding SDR family oxidoreductase, translating to MTSAASIDSAGAAEAVPRVFAADCWGLVLGGSSGIGLASARRLAAAGMSLVVVHRDRRAAMARIEKDFERLAADAPALVTLNVDALSAEGRSRVLDEAAARLQGRGRIRVLLHSIALGNLKPLSLPGDGTVANHRRRALDDLACALGIDGDALAKAVDQSFAGGCAMLHALATPADYGKRIADDEDFASTVHNMGTSLYTWVRDVHERALFAPDARVLALTSEGNTIAWRGYGAVSAAKAALEAVSRQIALELAPWGIRSNIVQAGITETPASALIPGIAAMKADAMLRNPLGRLTTPQDVADAVYLLCTDEARWINGSILRVDGGEHISRGACA from the coding sequence ATGACGAGCGCAGCTTCGATCGACAGTGCAGGCGCAGCTGAGGCGGTGCCGCGGGTTTTTGCGGCGGACTGCTGGGGTCTCGTGCTCGGCGGTTCGAGCGGAATCGGTCTGGCCTCTGCGCGGCGTCTTGCGGCCGCCGGCATGTCGCTCGTCGTCGTGCATCGCGACCGCCGTGCGGCGATGGCGCGCATCGAGAAGGATTTCGAGAGGCTTGCCGCCGATGCGCCGGCTCTCGTCACCCTCAACGTCGATGCTCTGAGTGCCGAGGGGCGCTCGCGCGTGCTCGACGAAGCGGCTGCGCGCCTGCAGGGACGCGGCCGCATCCGCGTGCTGCTGCATTCGATCGCGCTCGGCAACCTGAAGCCGTTGTCGCTTCCGGGCGACGGAACGGTCGCGAATCACCGGCGCCGTGCGCTGGACGATCTCGCGTGCGCCCTCGGCATCGACGGCGACGCACTGGCAAAGGCAGTCGACCAGAGTTTCGCGGGCGGCTGCGCAATGCTGCACGCGCTGGCGACGCCGGCCGACTACGGCAAGCGCATCGCCGACGACGAGGATTTCGCATCGACGGTCCACAACATGGGCACGAGCCTGTACACGTGGGTGCGGGACGTGCACGAGCGTGCGCTGTTCGCGCCCGATGCGCGAGTGCTCGCGCTGACGAGCGAAGGCAACACGATCGCGTGGCGCGGCTACGGTGCCGTCAGTGCCGCAAAGGCCGCGCTCGAAGCCGTCTCGCGCCAGATCGCGCTCGAGCTGGCGCCGTGGGGAATCCGGTCGAACATCGTGCAGGCGGGGATCACCGAGACTCCCGCGTCCGCGCTCATTCCCGGCATCGCAGCGATGAAAGCGGACGCGATGCTGAGAAACCCCCTTGGCCGCCTGACGACGCCGCAGGACGTCGCCGACGCGGTCTATCTGCTGTGCACCGACGAAGCGCGCTGGATCAACGGATCGATCCTTCGCGTCGACGGCGGCGAGCACATCTCCCGCGGAGCCTGCGCCTGA
- a CDS encoding ACP S-malonyltransferase — protein MFQNPAEPARRTRRPVHAALVFPGQGCQRPGMGRDFHDSSIAARRTFEEAGDAISLDLRTLCFGEDPRLQSTEFAQPAILTVEIAMLRVLGERFDLVPDCYGGHSLGEYTALVAAGVLPLADAVRLVRQRGRLMQEAVPAGSGGMTALVGSPIDRELVARVLAGTRVWIANDNSDSQIVLSGASAALSDAVASILELHRQPLRAVELAVSAPFHSPMMSGIEEYFGQCLRDVLPRIDACRATLVTSNTSGGFHDGDAYALIRALVAQISSPVRWRDNMRAIASRCSRVIEVGPGKPLRPMFLSLEHGPEISSVVAVRSLEQLAA, from the coding sequence ATGTTCCAGAACCCCGCTGAACCTGCCCGCCGTACCCGCCGGCCGGTGCACGCCGCCCTAGTCTTTCCGGGCCAGGGTTGCCAGCGCCCGGGGATGGGTCGCGATTTTCACGACAGTTCCATAGCTGCACGGCGCACCTTTGAAGAGGCCGGCGACGCGATTTCGCTCGATTTGCGCACCCTGTGCTTCGGCGAGGATCCGCGCCTGCAAAGCACCGAGTTTGCGCAGCCGGCCATCCTCACGGTCGAGATCGCGATGCTCCGCGTGCTCGGCGAGCGCTTCGACCTCGTGCCCGACTGCTACGGCGGCCACAGCCTCGGCGAGTATACCGCACTGGTGGCTGCCGGGGTGCTGCCGCTGGCCGACGCCGTGCGGCTGGTCCGGCAAAGGGGTCGCCTGATGCAGGAGGCGGTCCCCGCCGGCAGCGGCGGCATGACGGCGCTGGTCGGCTCGCCAATCGATCGAGAGCTGGTCGCGCGCGTGCTGGCCGGCACCCGCGTCTGGATCGCCAACGACAACTCGGACTCTCAGATCGTCCTGTCGGGCGCGAGCGCGGCGCTCTCCGATGCGGTCGCCAGCATTCTCGAGCTGCACCGCCAACCGCTGCGCGCGGTCGAGCTCGCGGTGAGCGCGCCGTTTCACAGCCCGATGATGAGCGGCATCGAGGAATACTTCGGCCAGTGCCTGCGTGACGTACTGCCGCGTATCGATGCGTGCCGCGCGACGCTGGTCACGTCCAACACCAGCGGAGGCTTCCACGACGGCGACGCGTACGCCCTCATACGGGCGCTGGTCGCGCAGATCTCTTCGCCCGTGCGGTGGAGGGACAACATGCGCGCGATCGCGTCACGCTGCTCCCGCGTCATCGAGGTCGGACCGGGCAAGCCGCTGCGGCCGATGTTCCTCAGCCTCGAGCACGGTCCCGAGATCTCGTCGGTCGTCGCGGTCCGCAGTCTCGAGCAGCTCGCCGCGTAG
- a CDS encoding TetR/AcrR family transcriptional regulator, whose product MPLQPKGSTKPPARGAATRAKIRDAANALFIRQGFEATTVDEIVAQAGVAKGTFYAHFDSKEELLLEYVSTRITRAEAQLPLLVAEPNFEAALARVVAISLRGKLWWNRDVARLAIETITARSADYEEVVRGLVKPLVEIGQARGQVRTDIAPEILARFIVRVLLGVVLDWTESGIGGTRDQALDSALVLVMSASRPAPG is encoded by the coding sequence ATGCCACTGCAACCCAAAGGAAGCACCAAGCCTCCCGCGCGCGGCGCCGCCACCCGCGCGAAGATCCGCGATGCGGCCAATGCCCTGTTCATCCGCCAGGGCTTCGAGGCCACGACGGTCGACGAGATCGTCGCCCAGGCCGGCGTGGCCAAGGGTACGTTCTACGCGCACTTCGACAGCAAGGAGGAGCTGCTGCTCGAGTACGTCTCGACGCGCATCACGAGGGCCGAGGCCCAGCTTCCGCTGCTCGTGGCAGAGCCGAACTTCGAGGCTGCGCTCGCCCGTGTCGTTGCGATCAGCCTTCGCGGCAAGCTGTGGTGGAACCGTGACGTCGCGCGCCTTGCGATCGAGACGATCACTGCAAGATCGGCCGACTACGAGGAGGTGGTGCGCGGCCTCGTCAAGCCTCTCGTCGAGATCGGGCAGGCCCGCGGCCAGGTCCGCACCGACATCGCACCCGAGATCCTCGCGCGCTTCATCGTGCGGGTGCTTCTCGGAGTGGTGCTCGACTGGACCGAAAGCGGCATCGGAGGCACTCGCGACCAGGCTCTCGATTCCGCGCTGGTCCTGGTGATGTCGGCTTCGCGGCCTGCGCCCGGCTGA
- a CDS encoding carboxyl transferase domain-containing protein — protein MALKDVLHELQTRNAQAEAGGGKERIAARHEKGLLGARERIDLLFDSGTFVEVDKLKTHRCNDFGMDKQRIPGDGIVTGYGSVDGRTVFAFAQDFTVLGGSLSHAFAEKICKIMGLAMKAGAPVVGLNDSGGARIQEGVESLGGYSDIFCMNTLASGVVPQISAIMGPCAGGASYSPALTDFILMVDQKSYMFITGPDVIKSVTREVVTQEDLGGAFTHNSKSGVAHFMAESDEDCVAKVRRLLSYLPSNNVDDPPVLACDDPVDRLTPELDDVVPDSSNQPYDIHAIIEATVDSGSFFEVHEHFAKNAVVGFARIGGRSIGVVANQPLHLAGCLDSNSSNKIARFVRFCDCFNIPVVTFEDVPGFLPGTAQEWGGIIRHGAKIVYAYAEATVPKITIITRKAYGGAYAVMGPRHVRADVVLAYPSAEIAVMGADGAVNIIFRGELKNADDAEARRKELVADYRGRFATPFKAAELGYIDEVISPSHTRLRIGQALAMLAHKKDTNPPKKHGNIPL, from the coding sequence ATGGCCCTCAAAGACGTTCTCCACGAGTTGCAGACCCGCAACGCCCAGGCCGAGGCCGGCGGCGGCAAGGAACGCATCGCCGCGCGCCATGAAAAAGGCCTGCTCGGCGCCCGCGAGCGCATCGACCTGCTGTTCGACAGCGGCACCTTCGTCGAAGTCGACAAGCTGAAGACCCACCGCTGCAACGACTTCGGGATGGACAAGCAGCGCATCCCGGGCGACGGCATCGTCACCGGCTACGGCAGCGTCGACGGCCGCACGGTGTTCGCGTTCGCCCAGGACTTCACGGTGCTCGGCGGAAGCCTTTCGCACGCGTTCGCCGAGAAGATCTGCAAGATCATGGGGCTGGCGATGAAAGCCGGCGCACCTGTGGTCGGCCTCAACGATTCGGGCGGCGCACGCATCCAGGAAGGCGTCGAGAGCCTCGGCGGCTATTCCGACATCTTCTGCATGAACACGCTGGCATCCGGCGTGGTGCCGCAGATCTCGGCGATCATGGGACCTTGCGCCGGCGGCGCGTCCTACTCTCCTGCGCTGACCGACTTCATCCTGATGGTCGACCAGAAGAGCTACATGTTCATCACCGGCCCCGACGTCATCAAGTCGGTGACGCGCGAAGTGGTCACGCAGGAAGACCTCGGCGGCGCGTTCACGCACAACAGCAAGAGCGGCGTCGCGCACTTCATGGCCGAGAGCGACGAGGACTGCGTTGCCAAGGTGCGCCGCCTGCTGAGCTACCTGCCGTCGAACAACGTCGACGATCCTCCGGTGCTGGCCTGCGACGATCCGGTCGACCGCCTGACGCCCGAGCTCGACGACGTCGTACCCGACAGCTCGAACCAGCCCTACGACATCCACGCCATCATCGAAGCGACGGTCGACTCCGGGAGCTTCTTCGAGGTGCACGAGCACTTCGCGAAGAACGCGGTGGTCGGCTTCGCCCGAATCGGCGGCCGCTCGATCGGCGTCGTCGCCAACCAGCCGCTGCACCTGGCCGGCTGTCTCGATTCGAACTCGTCGAACAAGATCGCCCGCTTCGTGCGCTTCTGCGACTGCTTCAACATCCCTGTCGTCACGTTCGAGGACGTGCCCGGCTTCCTTCCCGGCACCGCGCAGGAGTGGGGCGGGATCATCCGCCACGGCGCGAAGATCGTTTACGCCTACGCCGAAGCGACCGTCCCGAAGATCACCATCATCACGCGCAAGGCTTACGGCGGGGCGTACGCCGTCATGGGGCCGCGCCACGTGCGCGCCGACGTCGTGCTCGCGTACCCGTCGGCCGAGATCGCCGTGATGGGCGCCGACGGCGCCGTCAACATCATCTTCCGCGGCGAGCTGAAGAACGCCGACGACGCCGAAGCACGCCGCAAGGAGCTCGTCGCGGACTACCGCGGCCGCTTCGCGACGCCGTTCAAGGCAGCCGAGCTCGGCTACATCGACGAAGTGATCTCGCCGTCGCACACCCGGCTTCGCATCGGCCAGGCCCTGGCGATGCTCGCGCACAAGAAAGATACCAACCCGCCGAAGAAGCACGGCAACATCCCGCTGTGA
- a CDS encoding biotin/lipoyl-containing protein: protein MATYKVKAYGKEYTVEVIEQASGARIIVEGYSFEVEQASPGSVPGHTAARAAARTAAPAPAAAPAPVAAPPKKAAAPKAKAAAPAAPAKSAAPTGRGAVLAPIPGVITKVCVTEGEEVRAGQTVVKLEAMKMENDITALVAGTVKEVAVTEGAEVSDGQLLVLVV from the coding sequence ATGGCCACCTACAAGGTCAAGGCGTACGGCAAGGAATACACGGTCGAGGTCATCGAGCAGGCCTCGGGCGCCCGCATCATCGTCGAAGGCTACAGCTTCGAGGTAGAGCAGGCTTCGCCGGGCTCGGTGCCGGGCCACACGGCCGCACGCGCGGCGGCAAGAACCGCTGCGCCGGCGCCTGCAGCAGCACCGGCACCGGTCGCTGCGCCGCCGAAGAAAGCGGCCGCGCCCAAGGCAAAAGCCGCGGCGCCTGCTGCACCTGCAAAATCCGCCGCGCCCACCGGTCGCGGCGCCGTCCTCGCACCGATTCCGGGCGTGATCACCAAAGTCTGCGTCACCGAAGGCGAGGAAGTCCGCGCCGGTCAGACCGTCGTCAAGCTCGAAGCGATGAAGATGGAGAACGACATCACCGCGCTGGTGGCCGGCACCGTCAAAGAGGTTGCCGTCACCGAGGGCGCGGAAGTTTCCGACGGCCAGCTGCTCGTCCTCGTGGTGTGA
- a CDS encoding methylmalonyl-CoA mutase family protein, whose protein sequence is MASFDQELSRWTTKVLEPARAKSDERRKSFETLSSIPVAPLYGPSSGDYPGGLGMPAEYPFTRGVQPNMYRGRFWTMRQYAGFGTAEESNRRYRFLLGQGTTGLSVAFDLPTQMGRDSDHPLAEGEVGKVGVAIDSLADMETLFDGIPLDKVTTSMTINATASVLLAFYLALAEKQGVSWDKVGGTIQNDVLKEYIARGTYIYPPKASMRVITDIFAFCSEKVPQWNTISISGYHMREAGCTAVQEVAFTLADGIAYVEAARDAGLDIEQFAGRLSFFFNCHNNFFEEVAKFRAARRLWARTMKERFGAKKDRNMMLRFHTQTAGSSLTAQQPLTNVVRTTLQALAAVCGGTQSLHTNGYDEALSLPTEVAATTALRTQQVIAFESGAADTVDPLGGSWYVEALTDEIEKRASEYIANIDKLGGSVAAIVTGFQQREIQQAAYTHQQAVESGDRVIVGVNKFTSKETMTIDILRLDPMIEKRQKEKLAKVRAGRDNAAVKAALAEVRRRASGTDNLMPAIIDAVRLYATLGEISDAMRSAFGEFDAPVFI, encoded by the coding sequence ATGGCAAGCTTCGACCAGGAACTGTCGCGCTGGACCACCAAGGTGCTCGAGCCCGCGCGCGCGAAATCCGACGAGCGGCGCAAGAGCTTCGAGACGCTGTCCAGCATTCCCGTCGCGCCCCTGTACGGCCCTTCGAGCGGAGACTATCCGGGCGGGCTCGGCATGCCGGCCGAGTACCCGTTCACGCGCGGCGTGCAGCCGAACATGTACCGCGGCCGCTTCTGGACGATGCGCCAGTACGCAGGCTTCGGCACCGCCGAGGAATCCAACCGCCGCTACCGTTTCCTGCTCGGCCAGGGCACGACGGGCCTGTCGGTCGCGTTCGACCTTCCAACCCAGATGGGACGCGACAGCGATCATCCGCTGGCCGAAGGCGAAGTCGGCAAGGTCGGCGTCGCGATCGATTCGCTGGCCGACATGGAGACGCTGTTCGACGGCATCCCGCTCGACAAGGTCACGACGTCGATGACGATCAACGCCACCGCGTCGGTCCTGCTCGCGTTCTACCTGGCCCTTGCCGAGAAGCAGGGCGTTTCGTGGGACAAGGTCGGCGGCACGATCCAGAACGACGTTCTCAAGGAATACATCGCGCGCGGCACCTACATCTACCCGCCGAAAGCGTCGATGCGCGTCATCACCGACATCTTCGCGTTCTGCAGCGAGAAGGTGCCGCAGTGGAACACGATCTCCATCAGCGGCTACCACATGCGCGAGGCCGGGTGCACGGCAGTGCAGGAAGTGGCCTTCACGCTTGCCGACGGAATCGCCTACGTGGAGGCGGCGCGTGATGCGGGCCTCGACATCGAGCAGTTCGCGGGCCGGCTCTCGTTCTTCTTCAACTGCCACAACAACTTCTTCGAGGAAGTGGCCAAGTTCCGCGCAGCGCGCCGATTGTGGGCGCGCACGATGAAGGAACGATTCGGCGCGAAGAAGGACCGCAACATGATGCTGCGCTTTCACACGCAGACGGCCGGTTCTTCGCTGACGGCGCAGCAGCCGCTGACCAACGTCGTGCGTACGACGCTGCAGGCCCTGGCCGCCGTCTGTGGCGGCACCCAGTCGCTGCACACCAACGGCTACGACGAGGCGCTGAGCCTGCCGACCGAGGTCGCGGCCACCACCGCGCTTCGCACCCAGCAGGTGATCGCCTTCGAGTCGGGTGCTGCCGACACCGTCGATCCGCTCGGCGGCTCCTGGTACGTCGAGGCCCTCACCGACGAGATCGAAAAGCGCGCGAGCGAATACATCGCCAACATCGACAAGCTCGGCGGCTCGGTGGCAGCCATCGTCACCGGCTTCCAGCAGCGCGAGATCCAGCAGGCCGCCTACACGCACCAGCAGGCCGTCGAGTCGGGCGACCGCGTCATCGTCGGCGTGAACAAGTTCACCAGCAAGGAAACGATGACGATCGACATCCTTCGCCTCGACCCGATGATCGAGAAGCGCCAGAAGGAAAAGCTGGCCAAGGTACGCGCCGGCCGCGACAACGCCGCGGTCAAGGCCGCGCTGGCCGAAGTCCGCCGTCGTGCTTCCGGCACGGACAACCTGATGCCGGCAATCATCGACGCCGTGCGCCTTTACGCGACGCTCGGAGAAATCTCCGACGCGATGCGGTCGGCCTTCGGCGAGTTCGACGCGCCGGTCTTCATCTGA